The following are encoded together in the Planctobacterium marinum genome:
- a CDS encoding phosphoglycerate dehydrogenase translates to MFKIKTYNRISVNGLERFSRENYEVGGDIAHPDAMLLRSHKLHDELLPETLKAIARAGAGVNNVPVKQCSERGIVVFNTPGANANAVKELVMCGLLLGSRGITGGMNYVQTLTHIHDAGEMSVLLEKEKKNFAGNELYGKKLGVVGLGAIGSMVAETALALGMEVLGFDPALSVEAAWRLPNQVQRMENLQSLLSKSDYITLHVPAIDATRHMLNSDTLAYVKSGAVLLNFARDAIVDAQAVLASLDSNNGLSQYICDFPEPCLIGRNDVLAMPHIGASTQEAEENCAVMAANQLIDYLENGNIKNSVNFPAIAMERDPGTVRITFANSNVSGVLGHVLGVLAEYEVNVADMVNKSRGELAYNIIDVEDTPSNDVIEAIKKVEHVVSVRVLS, encoded by the coding sequence ATGTTCAAAATCAAAACCTACAATCGCATTTCCGTTAATGGTCTGGAACGATTCTCTCGAGAAAACTATGAAGTAGGCGGTGACATTGCACACCCTGATGCGATGCTGTTGCGTAGTCATAAATTACATGATGAGTTATTGCCAGAAACGCTCAAGGCCATCGCTCGCGCTGGCGCGGGCGTCAATAATGTGCCCGTTAAGCAATGCAGCGAGCGGGGTATCGTGGTATTCAATACGCCCGGCGCCAATGCCAATGCCGTAAAAGAATTGGTAATGTGCGGATTATTATTGGGCTCCCGTGGTATTACTGGTGGCATGAACTATGTACAAACACTGACTCATATCCACGATGCTGGTGAGATGAGTGTACTGTTGGAAAAGGAAAAGAAAAACTTTGCTGGCAACGAGCTGTATGGCAAAAAGCTTGGCGTGGTAGGATTGGGAGCTATTGGCTCCATGGTGGCAGAGACAGCACTGGCCCTCGGCATGGAAGTGTTGGGTTTTGACCCGGCGCTATCGGTGGAGGCGGCGTGGCGTTTGCCCAATCAGGTGCAGCGCATGGAAAACCTGCAAAGTCTGTTAAGCAAATCGGACTATATCACTTTACATGTGCCCGCCATTGACGCTACTCGACACATGCTAAATAGCGATACTCTGGCCTATGTGAAATCGGGAGCCGTGCTGTTAAACTTCGCCCGAGATGCTATTGTCGATGCGCAGGCCGTGCTGGCTAGCCTGGATAGCAATAACGGTTTATCCCAATACATCTGTGATTTTCCAGAGCCTTGTTTAATCGGGCGCAACGATGTTCTGGCTATGCCGCACATTGGTGCCAGTACCCAAGAAGCAGAAGAAAACTGTGCCGTTATGGCGGCCAATCAGCTAATTGATTACCTGGAAAACGGAAATATTAAAAACTCAGTTAATTTCCCGGCTATTGCCATGGAGCGAGATCCGGGCACGGTGCGTATCACCTTTGCCAACAGTAATGTTTCCGGCGTTTTAGGGCATGTATTAGGTGTTTTGGCCGAGTATGAAGTGAATGTCGCAGACATGGTGAACAAAAGTCGGGGCGAACTGGCCTACAACATTATCGATGTTGAAGATACGCCGTCGAATGACGTGATTGAGGCCATAAAAAAGGTCGAACATGTGGTGAGTGTCAGAGTTCTCTCTTAG
- a CDS encoding phosphoserine transaminase: MKPSVKPHNPNFSSGPCSKRPGYDVNNLDISTLGRSHRAAIGKDALGRACSKTAELLGLPEGYRVGIVPASDTGAVEMALWSLLGARGLDILAWESFGSGWITDVTKQLKLQDVRRFEADYGELPDLAQVDFSRDVVFTWNGTTSGVRVPDGDWIADDREGLTICDATSAVFAMDMPWHKLDVVTYSWQKVLGGEGAHGMLILSPRAVERLESYTPPWPLPKIFRLTKGGKLIEGVFKGATINTPSMLCVADYLDALDWVESIGGVSQTIARCDANLEVIREFVASRDWISFLAKDDTTLSSTSVCLVLDIEEDKVKAMVKILESEAVAFDIGAYRDAPVGLRIWCGATVESTDLVALMPWLDWAYEQVNS, encoded by the coding sequence ATGAAACCCAGCGTTAAGCCGCACAATCCCAACTTTTCTTCAGGCCCTTGCTCAAAACGTCCAGGCTACGATGTTAACAACCTCGACATCAGTACCCTTGGTCGCTCCCATCGCGCGGCGATCGGTAAAGATGCCCTGGGGCGTGCCTGTTCAAAAACGGCTGAATTGTTAGGTTTACCAGAAGGCTATCGGGTGGGCATTGTGCCGGCATCAGATACAGGAGCAGTAGAGATGGCCTTGTGGTCTCTATTGGGTGCCAGAGGGTTGGATATTCTGGCTTGGGAGTCCTTTGGCTCAGGTTGGATCACTGATGTAACCAAGCAGCTCAAGCTACAAGATGTGCGTCGTTTTGAGGCAGACTACGGTGAATTACCCGACCTGGCACAGGTGGACTTTAGCCGCGACGTGGTGTTTACCTGGAACGGCACGACATCAGGTGTGCGGGTCCCCGATGGCGACTGGATTGCAGATGACCGCGAAGGTTTAACCATTTGTGATGCCACCTCCGCGGTATTTGCCATGGATATGCCGTGGCACAAACTTGACGTGGTCACTTACTCCTGGCAGAAAGTGTTGGGCGGTGAAGGTGCCCACGGTATGCTGATTTTGAGTCCTCGCGCCGTCGAGCGTCTGGAATCCTACACGCCGCCCTGGCCTTTGCCTAAAATCTTCCGCTTAACTAAAGGCGGTAAGCTGATTGAAGGCGTATTCAAAGGGGCCACTATCAATACACCTTCCATGCTCTGCGTTGCCGATTACCTTGATGCTCTGGATTGGGTTGAGAGTATTGGTGGTGTATCACAAACTATTGCACGTTGTGATGCCAATCTCGAGGTAATAAGAGAGTTTGTAGCCAGCCGCGACTGGATATCATTTCTGGCCAAAGACGATACTACTTTGAGCTCCACCAGTGTCTGTTTGGTACTGGACATCGAGGAAGACAAAGTGAAGGCCATGGTTAAAATTCTGGAAAGCGAAGCTGTGGCGTTTGATATTGGTGCCTATCGAGATGCACCTGTGGGCTTGCGCATCTGGTGTGGTGCAACGGTGGAAAGCACTGATCTGGTGGCATTAATGCCTTGGTTAGACTGGGCCTATGAACAAGTGAATAGTTAA
- the mpl gene encoding UDP-N-acetylmuramate:L-alanyl-gamma-D-glutamyl-meso-diaminopimelate ligase: MHIHILGICGTFMGGIAVLARSLGYKVTGSDQNVYPPMSTQLENLGIELTTGYDPEQLDPAPDMVIIGNAMSRGNAAVEAVLAKKLPYTSGPQWLLEHLLKDKWVLAVAGTHGKTSTSSMLAWILEYAGMKPGFLIGGVPENFGVSARAGDSIFFVIEADEYDTAFFDKRSKFVHYRPNTLVFNNLEFDHADIFDDLAAIQKQFHHLIRMIPNNGLILKPESVPAIEETLAMGCWTEQQSIGKDWLANLIAADGSEFDVLFENQKVATVNWSLIGEHNVHNALMAIAAARNVGVSPETAAQALASFKNVKRRMELRGEAGGIKVYDDFAHHPTAITTTLAGLRAKVQQERILAILEPRSNTMKMGVHKAELISSLQEADEIYLLQPDNISWQLSEFAQKSNKPLFIFDDLESMIQHIINSSQQGDHLLVMSNGGFGGIHTKLLERLGKS; encoded by the coding sequence ATGCATATTCATATTCTTGGCATTTGTGGCACCTTCATGGGTGGCATAGCCGTACTGGCAAGATCCTTAGGTTACAAAGTCACTGGCTCAGACCAAAACGTTTACCCTCCGATGAGCACTCAATTGGAAAACCTGGGTATTGAACTCACCACAGGTTACGACCCGGAACAACTCGATCCTGCCCCAGATATGGTAATCATTGGTAACGCAATGTCTCGCGGCAATGCCGCAGTTGAGGCGGTCTTAGCGAAAAAACTGCCTTACACCAGTGGCCCGCAATGGTTACTTGAACACTTACTGAAAGATAAATGGGTACTGGCGGTTGCGGGAACTCATGGCAAAACCAGCACCTCCAGCATGTTGGCCTGGATATTAGAATACGCCGGAATGAAGCCGGGTTTTTTAATCGGTGGGGTACCGGAAAATTTCGGGGTCTCGGCGCGTGCAGGAGACTCAATATTCTTTGTTATAGAAGCCGATGAATACGATACCGCGTTTTTTGATAAGCGTAGTAAATTTGTCCATTACCGGCCCAACACCCTTGTATTTAACAATCTTGAGTTTGATCACGCAGATATCTTTGACGATTTAGCTGCCATTCAAAAGCAATTCCATCACCTTATCAGAATGATCCCCAACAATGGTCTGATATTAAAGCCCGAATCAGTGCCTGCCATCGAAGAAACTCTGGCAATGGGCTGCTGGACCGAGCAGCAAAGTATCGGCAAAGACTGGCTTGCCAATCTCATCGCGGCCGACGGCAGTGAATTTGATGTGCTGTTTGAGAATCAAAAGGTCGCTACAGTTAACTGGTCATTGATTGGTGAGCACAATGTACACAATGCATTGATGGCTATTGCGGCGGCGCGCAATGTGGGAGTGAGTCCGGAAACGGCCGCACAGGCGCTGGCCAGCTTTAAAAATGTGAAACGCCGCATGGAACTGCGCGGAGAAGCAGGCGGAATAAAAGTGTATGACGATTTCGCCCATCACCCTACAGCAATAACCACAACGTTAGCTGGACTCAGAGCAAAGGTTCAGCAGGAGCGAATTTTAGCCATTCTGGAGCCGCGCTCCAACACAATGAAAATGGGCGTGCACAAAGCCGAACTCATTAGTTCACTGCAAGAGGCGGATGAAATTTATCTGTTGCAGCCAGACAACATCAGTTGGCAACTCAGTGAGTTTGCTCAAAAGAGTAACAAGCCGCTATTCATCTTCGATGATCTGGAATCCATGATCCAGCATATTATCAACAGCAGTCAACAAGGCGACCATCTATTGGTGATGAGCAATGGTGGTTTTGGTGGCATTCACACTAAACTGTTAGAGAGATTGGGAAAAAGTTGA
- a CDS encoding flavin prenyltransferase UbiX, with the protein MAFAGQITLAITGASGAPYSLKLLQCLVEANYQVHLLVSSAAKVVFATEEKLTLPGSPEKLSEFFAERFGAAKDQIRCYGKEEWFSPVASGSAAPKTMIICPCSTSTLSSVATGASNTLIERAADVVLKEKGQLVLVVREMPLSSIHLQNMLTLSNLGVTIMPAAPGFYHQPQSIEDLVNFVVARILDHIGLDNQLMQRWGYKTPN; encoded by the coding sequence ATGGCGTTTGCAGGACAAATTACATTAGCAATCACAGGAGCATCTGGTGCGCCCTACAGTCTAAAGCTACTGCAATGTCTGGTAGAGGCCAATTATCAGGTGCACTTGTTAGTATCAAGCGCAGCCAAAGTCGTTTTTGCTACAGAGGAAAAACTGACCTTACCCGGCTCACCAGAGAAACTCAGCGAATTCTTCGCCGAGCGTTTCGGCGCGGCTAAAGACCAGATCCGTTGTTATGGTAAAGAAGAGTGGTTTTCCCCTGTAGCCTCTGGCTCGGCGGCGCCAAAAACCATGATCATTTGTCCCTGCTCCACCAGCACCTTGTCATCGGTGGCCACGGGGGCCAGTAATACCCTGATTGAACGTGCCGCGGATGTGGTGCTCAAAGAAAAAGGGCAATTAGTGTTAGTGGTGCGAGAAATGCCACTTTCCAGCATTCATCTGCAAAACATGCTGACCTTGAGTAATCTTGGGGTCACCATTATGCCAGCAGCACCTGGTTTTTATCACCAACCACAGAGCATTGAAGATTTGGTGAATTTTGTGGTTGCCCGCATATTGGATCACATAGGATTAGATAACCAACTTATGCAGCGCTGGGGTTACAAGACACCGAATTAG
- a CDS encoding S1/P1 nuclease — MKKLALTLLLAATSTLTPHAHAFGANGHRITGAIATEYLTPQAKQQLEAILGVETLAQASTWPDEMRSNPDEYWQKTTPPWHYVSVPDGKTYKEVGAPDVGDAYTALANFTIDLQDQSSSIEVKQRAVRFIVHIIGDLHQPLHVGNGTDRGGNDHKVEFYWEESNLHRVWDSGLINKEELSYSEFTEWLLAAISEKDVKDWHQTDPLVWMTESQKIRMDIYPEKNAQLSWNYKYEHMPTVKKRLKQAGVRIAHYLNEIFEK, encoded by the coding sequence ATGAAAAAATTAGCACTGACGTTATTATTAGCCGCAACAAGCACGTTAACCCCCCACGCTCATGCATTTGGCGCCAATGGACATCGCATCACTGGCGCCATCGCCACAGAGTATCTTACGCCACAAGCAAAACAACAATTAGAGGCCATCTTGGGTGTTGAAACACTGGCACAGGCCTCAACATGGCCAGACGAAATGCGCTCAAATCCTGACGAGTACTGGCAAAAAACCACGCCTCCGTGGCATTACGTTTCGGTACCAGACGGCAAAACCTACAAAGAGGTTGGCGCCCCCGATGTGGGCGATGCTTACACAGCACTGGCAAATTTTACGATTGATTTGCAAGACCAAAGCAGCAGTATAGAAGTTAAACAACGCGCAGTGCGTTTTATCGTCCATATTATAGGAGATTTACATCAACCACTTCACGTTGGTAATGGCACCGACCGCGGCGGCAATGATCACAAAGTAGAGTTCTACTGGGAAGAGAGTAATCTGCACCGCGTCTGGGACTCTGGTTTGATCAACAAAGAAGAACTGTCGTACAGCGAATTCACCGAGTGGCTGCTGGCAGCAATTAGTGAAAAAGATGTGAAGGATTGGCACCAAACCGATCCGCTTGTTTGGATGACCGAAAGCCAAAAAATTCGCATGGATATTTACCCTGAGAAAAATGCTCAACTCTCCTGGAATTACAAATATGAGCACATGCCAACCGTCAAAAAACGTCTGAAACAAGCTGGCGTAAGGATCGCTCATTATTTAAATGAGATTTTCGAAAAATAA
- the msrA gene encoding peptide-methionine (S)-S-oxide reductase MsrA, whose protein sequence is MKLLKEATLAGGCFWCIEGAFNQLQGIVSAKSGYAGGEVKNPTYEQVCSGKSGHAEVVRLVFDEEQISFEEILQVFFTLHDPTQLNRQGNDIGPQYRSAIFYHDDEQQQQSLSFIAKMTEQGVWADKIVTEVTPLSNYSEAEKYHQGYAKDNPQNQYCAMVVNPKLAKFRQTFAARLKSVVANDA, encoded by the coding sequence GTGAAATTATTAAAAGAGGCGACACTAGCAGGCGGCTGCTTCTGGTGTATTGAAGGTGCATTTAATCAACTGCAAGGCATTGTCTCGGCAAAGTCTGGTTATGCTGGTGGCGAGGTCAAAAATCCCACATACGAGCAGGTGTGCTCTGGCAAGAGTGGTCATGCCGAAGTGGTTCGACTGGTATTTGATGAAGAGCAGATAAGCTTCGAAGAAATCTTACAGGTATTTTTTACCTTACATGATCCCACGCAGCTCAATCGACAAGGCAACGATATCGGTCCGCAATACCGATCAGCGATTTTTTATCACGATGATGAGCAGCAGCAACAATCACTGTCGTTTATTGCGAAAATGACCGAGCAAGGTGTCTGGGCGGACAAGATAGTGACAGAGGTTACACCACTGAGTAATTACTCGGAAGCTGAGAAATATCACCAGGGCTATGCCAAAGACAATCCGCAGAACCAATATTGCGCTATGGTGGTTAATCCCAAACTGGCTAAGTTTCGACAGACTTTTGCTGCGCGTTTGAAATCCGTTGTCGCCAATGATGCTTAA
- a CDS encoding thiol-disulfide oxidoreductase DCC family protein — translation MKREQLTILYDGQCPLCVKEMRHLMKADSQHKIQLADINAPDFTTRFPEVSHQAAMSKLHGYLEDQSSKTLVTGLDVTYHAWRLVGKGWLIAPLRWPVIKVIADYCYLKFAKNRFTLSRWLTGQSRCQSCSIDR, via the coding sequence GTGAAACGAGAGCAATTGACCATTTTATACGACGGGCAATGCCCTTTGTGTGTGAAAGAGATGCGTCACCTGATGAAGGCCGACTCACAGCACAAAATACAACTTGCCGACATCAATGCGCCGGATTTTACAACGCGTTTTCCCGAGGTTAGCCACCAGGCAGCGATGAGTAAACTGCATGGTTACCTGGAAGATCAATCAAGCAAGACATTAGTTACAGGGCTGGATGTTACCTACCACGCATGGCGACTTGTGGGTAAAGGTTGGTTAATTGCGCCATTGAGATGGCCCGTTATAAAAGTCATTGCCGACTATTGTTACCTGAAATTCGCCAAAAATCGCTTTACACTTTCGCGCTGGCTAACCGGACAATCCCGTTGTCAAAGCTGTAGCATTGACAGGTAA
- a CDS encoding SDR family NAD(P)-dependent oxidoreductase, which produces MESPLKVKHVLLIGASGGIAEACLAQLESSPDITQITAVSRQPEPAHLTKTDWISLPQQNEQSIAQCCATFPAQHYDLVISTIGVLHDEANSITPEKKLEDIGENALSEYFRINSILPALWLKGLVTKINPEHSNIVFFSARVGSISDNGLGGWYGYRASKSALNMLLKTAQIEYQRRAKGCNFIAYHPGTVDTRLSEPFQRNVKPEKLFTPEFTVERLFAILSSPPDSPPPWYLDWQNKPIPW; this is translated from the coding sequence TTGGAATCTCCCCTCAAGGTTAAACACGTATTGTTAATTGGCGCCTCCGGCGGCATCGCTGAAGCTTGCCTGGCACAACTAGAAAGTAGCCCTGATATTACCCAAATCACTGCTGTATCACGGCAGCCTGAACCAGCCCATCTCACTAAAACTGATTGGATTTCTCTGCCACAGCAAAATGAACAGAGTATCGCTCAGTGTTGCGCAACATTCCCCGCGCAACACTATGACCTCGTAATCAGTACCATAGGCGTATTGCACGATGAAGCCAACTCAATAACCCCGGAAAAAAAGCTAGAGGATATCGGCGAAAATGCCCTTTCTGAATACTTCCGTATCAACAGTATTTTACCGGCCTTATGGCTGAAGGGATTAGTGACTAAAATCAATCCAGAGCACAGCAATATTGTATTTTTCAGTGCCCGTGTGGGCAGTATTAGCGATAATGGCTTGGGTGGTTGGTATGGTTATAGAGCGTCAAAATCGGCGTTAAATATGCTGCTTAAAACGGCGCAAATAGAATACCAACGACGTGCCAAAGGGTGTAATTTCATAGCCTACCATCCCGGCACTGTCGATACCAGACTGTCTGAACCGTTTCAACGTAACGTGAAACCAGAGAAATTATTCACGCCAGAGTTCACTGTTGAACGCTTGTTTGCCATCCTAAGCTCGCCCCCGGACTCCCCTCCGCCTTGGTATCTGGACTGGCAAAACAAACCCATTCCCTGGTAA
- a CDS encoding sodium-dependent transporter has translation MNAPREEFGSRLGFILAAAGSAVGIGNMVGFPVAATKNGGAAFLLIYAIFVFFICLPVMLAEMAAGRHSRKDPLGAYKTIAPNEKHWHIAGWLSIITPFMIAVFYMVITVWIFGYLYFSVTGNLAQLAEPDFFDNFVNAGTVFTFMAIVTAIVFLILLGGVKQGIEKAAKILMPTLFVMLVGMVIFVLSLDNAFAGVEYYLVPDFSKINATVVSAALSQAFFSLSLGMGILITYGSYLGKRDGIPGSAKMVALMDTGVAFIAGLMILPAIFSFNPNTNTAELSDSSLSMIFGFLPKIFLALQTTIGYLGASVVASVFFLLVFFAAITSLVSILEVPNAAIMDERNLSRKSSLTLLGAAMVVFAAISATSFGMLDFTTHFVTYAGTEKSFFDLIYDVFYDTILPLNGFLICIFVVYRWKASNLNKALEEGEPEFKNSLFQKYVDFSIGTFIPFILLLIFINTVALKYFGAGLIG, from the coding sequence ATGAATGCACCCCGCGAAGAGTTTGGCTCTCGATTAGGATTTATTCTGGCGGCAGCAGGTTCAGCTGTCGGTATAGGAAATATGGTGGGATTCCCCGTCGCAGCTACTAAAAATGGTGGCGCCGCGTTTCTGCTTATCTACGCTATATTCGTATTCTTTATTTGCCTCCCTGTGATGTTGGCCGAAATGGCCGCAGGTCGTCATAGCCGTAAAGACCCACTGGGTGCCTATAAAACCATTGCACCGAACGAAAAACACTGGCACATAGCCGGTTGGCTTTCCATTATCACCCCTTTCATGATTGCCGTGTTTTATATGGTGATCACGGTTTGGATCTTTGGTTATCTGTATTTCTCAGTTACCGGGAATTTAGCGCAACTGGCTGAGCCGGACTTTTTCGATAATTTCGTCAATGCTGGCACCGTATTTACCTTTATGGCAATTGTTACCGCGATCGTTTTCCTGATCCTGTTAGGTGGGGTAAAACAAGGGATTGAAAAAGCAGCAAAAATTCTCATGCCGACACTATTTGTAATGCTAGTGGGGATGGTTATTTTTGTATTGTCGCTGGATAACGCCTTTGCTGGTGTTGAATACTACCTGGTACCGGACTTTAGCAAGATTAATGCGACCGTGGTGAGCGCAGCATTATCCCAAGCCTTTTTCTCCTTATCTTTGGGTATGGGGATCTTGATCACCTATGGCTCTTATCTGGGTAAGCGTGATGGTATTCCGGGCTCAGCGAAAATGGTAGCCTTGATGGATACCGGTGTCGCCTTTATTGCCGGTTTGATGATTTTGCCAGCAATATTCTCTTTCAACCCGAACACCAATACCGCCGAATTGAGTGATTCCTCATTGAGCATGATATTTGGATTCTTGCCAAAGATATTTCTGGCTCTGCAAACCACCATTGGTTATCTGGGTGCCAGCGTAGTCGCTTCAGTGTTCTTCTTGCTGGTATTTTTTGCCGCCATCACCTCACTAGTTTCAATTTTAGAAGTGCCTAATGCAGCCATTATGGACGAGAGAAATCTTAGCCGTAAGTCTTCGCTCACCCTTTTGGGAGCGGCAATGGTGGTGTTCGCAGCAATCTCTGCAACCTCATTCGGCATGCTGGACTTTACCACTCACTTTGTTACCTATGCAGGAACTGAGAAGTCCTTCTTTGATCTCATTTACGATGTCTTTTATGACACCATATTGCCACTCAACGGCTTTCTGATTTGTATCTTTGTGGTTTATCGCTGGAAAGCATCAAATCTCAACAAAGCCCTGGAAGAAGGCGAACCTGAATTCAAAAACAGCCTATTCCAGAAGTATGTGGATTTTTCCATCGGCACCTTTATTCCATTTATTCTGCTGCTGATCTTTATTAATACCGTGGCTCTGAAATACTTTGGCGCCGGGCTGATAGGCTAA
- a CDS encoding NAD-dependent epimerase/dehydratase family protein: MKVAVIGAGWLGFSLCKALQKQGIEVVASKRDREQAEKLTFEGLDTFVYQLGAKLPEALQACSHFVINIGAGRRGFEKQRFEQQMQELLRQCLAKADKRLLFISTTSVYGEANKTFTEDTLPEPISDSAKAHVAIEQFLKDNFPEQASILRLAGLIAEDRHPVYYLEGKKDITAAHKMVNLVHRDDAVAAILAVLDKQLWGEVFHLCATSHPTRRNYYTKAAEILELVPPMFLDNSDQPATGKCIDPDATLQKLELTLQYSSPFDMLPQEVE; encoded by the coding sequence ATGAAAGTCGCAGTAATTGGAGCTGGATGGTTAGGCTTTTCATTATGTAAAGCATTACAAAAACAAGGTATAGAGGTGGTAGCCAGCAAGCGAGATAGGGAGCAGGCAGAAAAGTTAACCTTTGAAGGATTGGATACCTTTGTCTACCAGCTGGGGGCAAAACTCCCTGAGGCATTGCAGGCGTGTAGTCATTTTGTGATCAACATTGGTGCTGGCCGGCGGGGGTTTGAAAAACAACGATTCGAACAGCAGATGCAAGAGCTGTTACGGCAGTGTTTGGCTAAGGCTGATAAAAGATTATTGTTTATCAGTACCACCTCCGTGTACGGCGAAGCCAACAAAACATTTACTGAAGACACGCTTCCAGAACCAATAAGTGACTCAGCCAAAGCCCATGTGGCGATTGAACAATTTCTTAAGGACAACTTCCCTGAACAAGCCAGTATTTTGCGGTTGGCGGGCTTAATTGCTGAAGATAGACATCCGGTGTATTACCTGGAGGGGAAAAAAGATATTACCGCGGCCCACAAGATGGTGAACCTGGTGCATAGGGATGACGCCGTAGCGGCTATTCTTGCTGTCCTGGATAAACAGCTTTGGGGAGAGGTATTCCACCTGTGCGCTACCTCTCATCCCACCCGGCGAAACTACTATACTAAAGCGGCAGAAATACTGGAGTTAGTACCACCAATGTTCCTCGATAACAGCGACCAGCCGGCAACCGGAAAGTGCATCGATCCTGACGCTACGCTGCAGAAACTAGAGTTAACGCTGCAATACTCCAGCCCATTCGATATGTTACCGCAAGAGGTTGAGTAG
- a CDS encoding YgaP family membrane protein: MRERDNVGVLDTGIRAIVACVLLALAIEGVFSATVSIIFLVLGSALFISSATGVCLLYKVLGIDTYHLKY; the protein is encoded by the coding sequence ATGAGAGAAAGAGATAATGTTGGCGTTCTGGATACTGGAATTAGAGCGATAGTTGCATGTGTACTTTTAGCCCTGGCAATCGAAGGTGTGTTCAGTGCTACAGTGAGTATTATATTTTTAGTGTTAGGCTCTGCCCTGTTTATAAGCAGTGCCACTGGTGTTTGTTTACTGTATAAGGTTTTGGGTATTGATACCTACCACCTGAAATATTGA
- a CDS encoding response regulator — MGNSKGPNILVIDDEELTQELLRHMLRELQLGDIDIHSSCSKALSRFKKDPEYFAMIISDWEVPGMSGLEFLKEVRALSKDIPFLMVTGNASKDYVIRAVQAGVTDFLAKPFTANSLHNKVRKLVPGAQPIVN, encoded by the coding sequence ATGGGCAATTCAAAAGGTCCCAACATTTTAGTGATTGACGACGAAGAGCTCACCCAGGAGCTTTTGCGTCACATGTTGCGGGAACTGCAATTAGGCGACATAGATATTCATTCCAGTTGCTCAAAGGCGTTATCGCGTTTTAAAAAAGACCCGGAATACTTCGCCATGATCATCAGCGATTGGGAAGTGCCGGGTATGAGCGGACTAGAGTTTTTAAAAGAAGTCAGAGCCTTAAGTAAAGACATTCCCTTTTTGATGGTCACCGGTAATGCATCTAAGGATTATGTGATCCGTGCTGTTCAGGCGGGAGTGACTGATTTTTTAGCCAAACCTTTTACCGCGAACAGTTTGCACAATAAAGTGCGAAAATTAGTTCCCGGTGCGCAACCAATTGTAAATTAA